A single Candidatus Omnitrophota bacterium DNA region contains:
- the dxs gene encoding 1-deoxy-D-xylulose-5-phosphate synthase: MMNRLIDSIKGPEDLRKLSLAELPKVADEIRQEMLNTVSRSGGHIASSLGAVELAIAIHYTFNTPKDAVLWDVGHQAYPHKILTGRLDKFSTLRQLGGLSGFPNKDESPEYDLFTCGHSSTSISNALGLAVARDLKKEKSKVIAVIGDASLAGGMSFEALNHAGHMDKDIIVILNDNERSISKSVGALSKYLNKIISAPTYNKIRQDVEKLLKRIPRFGFRAYRAARKLEEGLKNLLIPGILFEELGFRYFGPIDGHDIDLLVATFKNLMELREPILIHVITKKGKGYKFAEGDPVAFHGTGPFDIDTGLKAPAVSAQTFTQAFGEKVVELARADSRIVGVTAAMLDGTGFGVFARLFPERFFDVGIAEEHAIGLSAGLARGGLKPIVSIYSTFLQRAYDQIIHDVCLQNLPVILCLDRAGLAGEDGPTHHGIFDIAYLRNLPNLTVMAPSSPDELKSMLEFAVTLKGPVAIRYPKGSSRAPGRKLSPIKLGKPEVIKSGRDLAIVALGSMVDTAIEVALLLEKRNISAAIINARFIKPLDEETLTGLADGIKKIVTLEEGVLEGGFGSSVLEFVGKTPSKNVKIKRIGLPDIFIEHGRRNELFLKYNLTPAAICDVIIKEVI; this comes from the coding sequence ATGATGAATAGACTCATCGACTCTATAAAAGGCCCGGAAGATCTGCGGAAACTCTCTCTGGCAGAACTGCCGAAGGTTGCCGACGAGATACGGCAGGAGATGCTGAATACGGTTTCGCGCTCCGGCGGGCATATTGCCTCCAGTCTTGGCGCGGTCGAACTTGCCATAGCCATACATTACACTTTTAATACACCCAAAGACGCCGTTCTATGGGACGTCGGGCATCAGGCGTATCCGCACAAGATATTGACCGGACGATTAGATAAGTTTTCTACCCTGCGTCAGCTGGGCGGCTTAAGCGGTTTCCCTAATAAAGATGAAAGCCCGGAATACGACCTCTTCACGTGCGGCCACAGTTCGACATCGATATCCAACGCGCTCGGGCTCGCGGTCGCGCGGGACTTGAAAAAAGAAAAGAGCAAAGTTATCGCGGTCATAGGAGACGCCTCTTTAGCCGGAGGCATGTCGTTCGAGGCCTTAAACCATGCCGGCCATATGGATAAAGACATCATCGTTATTTTAAATGATAATGAGCGTTCCATATCGAAGAGCGTCGGGGCGTTGAGCAAATATTTGAACAAGATAATATCGGCGCCCACTTACAACAAAATACGGCAGGACGTCGAAAAATTGCTCAAGCGCATCCCGCGTTTTGGGTTCCGCGCGTATCGCGCGGCGAGAAAGCTGGAGGAGGGATTAAAGAATCTCCTGATACCGGGTATATTATTCGAAGAGCTGGGCTTCAGGTATTTCGGACCGATAGACGGCCACGACATCGATCTTCTCGTCGCAACATTTAAAAACCTCATGGAATTGCGCGAACCCATACTTATTCATGTCATAACCAAAAAAGGCAAAGGTTATAAATTCGCGGAGGGCGATCCTGTAGCGTTTCATGGAACGGGGCCGTTTGACATCGATACGGGCTTAAAGGCGCCCGCCGTCTCCGCGCAGACTTTTACGCAGGCTTTCGGCGAAAAGGTCGTAGAGCTCGCCAGGGCGGACTCCCGCATAGTCGGGGTAACCGCCGCGATGCTCGACGGGACAGGTTTCGGAGTTTTCGCGCGCCTATTCCCGGAGCGCTTCTTCGACGTCGGCATAGCGGAGGAGCACGCCATAGGTTTGAGCGCGGGGCTCGCCCGGGGAGGCTTAAAGCCCATCGTATCGATATACTCGACATTTCTACAGCGCGCGTACGACCAGATAATACACGATGTATGTCTGCAGAATCTGCCCGTGATACTCTGTCTTGACCGCGCAGGCTTGGCGGGCGAGGATGGGCCCACGCATCACGGCATATTCGATATCGCGTATCTTAGGAATTTGCCGAACCTCACGGTAATGGCGCCGTCATCTCCCGATGAGCTCAAAAGCATGCTGGAATTTGCCGTTACCCTCAAAGGGCCTGTGGCGATACGCTACCCAAAAGGTTCGTCGCGCGCGCCCGGGCGAAAACTTTCACCTATAAAGCTCGGCAAGCCGGAGGTTATTAAGAGCGGCCGCGATCTGGCCATAGTCGCATTAGGGAGTATGGTTGATACGGCTATAGAAGTCGCGTTATTATTAGAGAAACGCAATATTTCAGCCGCAATAATTAACGCGCGGTTTATCAAGCCGCTCGACGAAGAGACCCTCACGGGCCTTGCGGACGGCATAAAGAAGATCGTTACGCTGGAAGAGGGTGTGCTCGAGGGCGGTTTCGGTTCAAGCGTCCTCGAGTTTGTGGGAAAAACACCGTCCAAAAACGTAAAAATAAAGCGGATAGGCCTCCCGGATATATTTATAGAACATGGACGGAGAAATGAGCTATTTTTAAAGTATAACTTGACACCTGCGGCCATTTGCGATGTAATTATTAAAGAGGTAATATAA
- a CDS encoding 4Fe-4S binding protein codes for MAKVKIDKDRCKGCYLCVVNCPNGLIKISGELNIKGVKPAYFSGSSKCTACGMCALVCPDCGIKIFK; via the coding sequence ATGGCCAAGGTAAAGATAGATAAAGATAGGTGCAAAGGATGTTACCTTTGCGTGGTCAATTGCCCGAATGGTCTTATAAAGATTTCGGGTGAATTGAATATAAAAGGCGTGAAACCCGCCTATTTTTCGGGTAGCTCGAAGTGCACCGCCTGCGGGATGTGCGCTCTTGTGTGTCCGGATTGCGGTATAAAGATATTCAAATAA
- a CDS encoding 3-methyl-2-oxobutanoate dehydrogenase subunit VorB: protein MKNKILMCGNEACGEGAMLAGCRFYAGYPITPQNELTAYMSKRMYETGGVFIQAESEIAAINMVFGASAAGVRAMTSSSSPGISLKQEGISYLAGCELPCVIVNMQRGGPGLGNIAPSQGDYFQAVKGGGHGDYKTIVLAPASAQELMDYTRLAFSLADKYRNPVMILGDGLLGQMMEPVVIRPEDGATQMVEKPWALTGCRGRKPNVIKSLVLAEGALEAHNIKLQEKFALITATEVRVEAVNTKDSDIILIAYGSVARIAKASMEMARAKGLKVGLIRPISLWPFPSKVIAEAAELTKKILVVEMSSGQMVEDVRLAVDGRARVDFYGRMGGGVPSEEEILQRVEALL, encoded by the coding sequence ATGAAAAATAAAATATTGATGTGCGGGAACGAGGCTTGCGGAGAAGGGGCGATGCTCGCCGGATGCAGGTTTTACGCGGGCTATCCGATAACTCCGCAAAATGAGCTTACCGCTTACATGTCGAAACGCATGTATGAGACCGGCGGGGTCTTTATCCAGGCAGAGTCGGAGATAGCGGCTATTAACATGGTGTTCGGCGCCTCAGCCGCCGGAGTAAGGGCGATGACTTCGTCCTCAAGTCCCGGTATAAGCCTAAAACAGGAAGGTATATCGTACCTTGCGGGTTGTGAACTGCCGTGTGTTATCGTTAATATGCAACGCGGCGGGCCGGGCCTCGGCAATATAGCGCCGTCGCAGGGCGATTACTTCCAGGCGGTAAAAGGCGGCGGGCATGGCGATTATAAGACGATTGTCTTAGCCCCGGCATCGGCGCAGGAACTTATGGACTACACGCGGCTTGCTTTCAGCCTCGCCGATAAGTACAGGAACCCGGTGATGATATTAGGCGACGGCTTACTTGGTCAGATGATGGAGCCGGTTGTGATACGTCCGGAGGATGGGGCCACGCAGATGGTCGAGAAACCCTGGGCTCTCACTGGATGCAGGGGCAGGAAGCCCAACGTTATAAAATCTCTCGTATTAGCGGAAGGCGCGCTCGAGGCGCACAACATAAAATTGCAGGAAAAGTTTGCTTTAATTACCGCGACGGAAGTAAGGGTCGAGGCGGTGAACACTAAAGACAGCGATATCATCCTGATCGCCTATGGTTCGGTCGCGAGGATCGCCAAAGCGTCGATGGAGATGGCGCGCGCCAAGGGCTTAAAGGTCGGACTCATAAGGCCGATAAGTTTATGGCCGTTCCCGAGCAAGGTGATCGCCGAAGCGGCTGAGCTCACAAAGAAAATACTCGTCGTGGAGATGTCTTCGGGCCAGATGGTGGAGGATGTGCGGCTTGCGGTTGACGGCAGGGCGCGCGTAGATTTTTACGGCAGGATGGGCGGCGGCGTGCCGTCGGAAGAAGAGATATTACAGCGCGTAGAGGCGCTTTTATGA
- a CDS encoding thiamine pyrophosphate-dependent enzyme, giving the protein MKKNINKTKNSEHLKSPAISAIPVFPKPESLRDAENHYCAGCGHGIIHRLICEVIDELKIRESIIAIAPVGCAVIAYDYWDFDVTEAAHGRTPAVATGIKRVRPGNIVFTYQGDGDLAAIGTAEIIHTANRGENITVIFVNNGVYGMTGGQMAPTTLAGQKTSTTTHGRSLRREGYPIKILEMLAVLPGAKYLERVSVHSAHEVLRAKRAIRKAFQMQIDNKGFSMVEVLSMCPTYWGMPPVQAADRIKNEVSTFYPLGVIKSC; this is encoded by the coding sequence ATGAAAAAAAATATAAATAAGACAAAAAACTCGGAACATTTAAAGTCTCCGGCGATCAGCGCCATTCCGGTGTTTCCAAAACCTGAAAGCCTGCGCGATGCCGAGAACCATTATTGCGCCGGATGCGGCCACGGCATAATACACCGTCTCATATGCGAAGTTATCGACGAATTGAAGATTCGGGAAAGTATTATAGCCATCGCGCCCGTAGGATGCGCGGTCATAGCGTATGATTACTGGGATTTCGATGTCACGGAGGCCGCGCACGGCAGGACGCCGGCAGTGGCCACCGGCATAAAAAGAGTGCGGCCCGGTAATATAGTCTTTACCTACCAGGGCGACGGCGACTTAGCCGCCATAGGCACGGCGGAGATAATTCATACGGCGAACCGCGGCGAAAACATTACCGTTATATTCGTGAACAACGGTGTTTACGGGATGACCGGCGGGCAAATGGCCCCGACGACATTGGCGGGCCAGAAGACGAGCACCACGACGCACGGCAGGAGCCTGCGGCGGGAAGGTTACCCGATAAAAATACTGGAGATGCTGGCGGTATTGCCGGGCGCCAAATACCTCGAGCGTGTATCGGTGCATTCGGCGCACGAGGTTTTGCGGGCCAAGCGCGCAATAAGAAAAGCGTTTCAGATGCAGATAGATAATAAGGGATTTTCCATGGTCGAGGTACTCTCGATGTGTCCGACGTACTGGGGTATGCCGCCCGTACAGGCGGCCGACAGGATAAAGAACGAAGTGTCCACATTCTATCCGCTCGGCGTGATAAAGAGCTGTTAA
- a CDS encoding 2-oxoacid:acceptor oxidoreductase family protein, whose product MVKNKKYLTEEILCAGFGGQGIMFMGKLLALTGLIGDRHVTWMPSYGAEVRGGTAYSMVKISDAEIANPIVTRPDILIVMNRPSLVKYEPQLKEGGILIANKTLIGDVRKRKGITIVNIPLTEAATKLGEARSANMIAVGVLAKRSKAISVRNAISALRISFKNNEELFLKNKNALEKGYKW is encoded by the coding sequence ATGGTTAAAAATAAAAAATACTTAACCGAAGAAATATTATGCGCCGGTTTCGGCGGCCAGGGAATCATGTTCATGGGGAAACTCCTTGCGCTGACCGGCCTTATTGGCGACAGGCACGTGACATGGATGCCGTCGTATGGCGCCGAGGTAAGAGGCGGCACAGCCTATTCGATGGTGAAAATATCCGACGCCGAGATAGCGAACCCGATAGTGACCCGGCCGGATATTTTGATAGTGATGAATAGACCGTCACTTGTTAAATACGAACCCCAGCTTAAAGAAGGCGGGATATTGATAGCCAATAAAACCCTCATAGGCGATGTCCGGAAAAGGAAGGGCATTACGATCGTAAATATACCGCTTACGGAGGCCGCCACGAAGCTCGGCGAGGCAAGGAGCGCGAATATGATTGCCGTCGGCGTTTTGGCAAAGCGGTCGAAGGCTATATCCGTGCGGAACGCGATAAGCGCGTTGAGGATATCGTTTAAGAATAACGAAGAGCTGTTTTTAAAGAACAAAAACGCGTTAGAAAAAGGATACAAATGGTGA
- the gltX gene encoding glutamate--tRNA ligase, with amino-acid sequence MVRVRFAPSPTGYLHIGSARTALFNWLYARRHSGQFILRIEDTDKERSKSEFLDEILGSLKWLFMDWDEELTFQSKRFDIYKRYADELVKQNLAYMEGPAIIFKVEKDRKISFDDMIHGVIEVSTNEIKDQVLIKSDGTPTYNFACVIDDAMMKITHIIRGDDHISNTPKQVMLYEAMCLPLPKFAHIPLILSKGGGRMSKRHGATSIFEYRKMGFLPEALVNYLALMGWAPGNDREILPIEEMIKLFDVKDVNKTGATFDMDKLTWINSQYIKDMDMQKLLPKTIEYLKDNNVIDDKFNETEWEKIVRAYKERVRTLNDLISVYKIFFCDSLEYDEKAVEKYLKKPGAKDIIAKCIGAIKPLAVYDKASIEEAYRKLAEDAKIKTAEFIHPTRVAISGKTVGAGLFDMMEILGREKVLARLGKFC; translated from the coding sequence ATGGTCAGGGTAAGATTCGCGCCGAGCCCCACGGGGTATCTGCATATAGGTAGCGCAAGGACGGCGCTTTTTAATTGGCTTTACGCACGCCGCCATAGCGGCCAATTCATACTCAGGATCGAGGATACCGACAAGGAGCGCTCAAAGAGCGAATTTCTCGACGAGATACTGGGTTCGCTCAAATGGCTTTTCATGGATTGGGACGAGGAGCTCACGTTTCAGTCGAAGCGTTTCGATATTTATAAAAGGTATGCCGACGAATTGGTTAAGCAGAACTTAGCGTATATGGAAGGCCCGGCGATAATATTCAAGGTCGAAAAGGACAGGAAGATATCTTTCGATGATATGATACACGGCGTTATCGAGGTCTCGACGAACGAGATAAAAGACCAGGTACTGATAAAATCCGACGGCACGCCCACTTATAATTTTGCCTGTGTTATCGACGACGCCATGATGAAGATAACGCATATCATACGCGGCGACGATCATATCTCGAATACGCCGAAGCAGGTTATGCTGTACGAGGCGATGTGTCTTCCGCTACCTAAGTTCGCGCATATACCTTTGATACTTTCAAAAGGCGGCGGGCGCATGTCGAAACGGCACGGCGCTACTTCCATATTTGAATACCGGAAGATGGGATTTTTACCGGAGGCGCTCGTCAATTATCTGGCGCTCATGGGTTGGGCGCCGGGCAATGACAGAGAGATATTGCCCATCGAAGAGATGATAAAATTATTCGATGTCAAAGATGTCAATAAGACCGGCGCGACATTCGACATGGATAAACTGACATGGATAAACAGCCAGTACATAAAAGACATGGACATGCAGAAGCTTTTGCCGAAAACGATCGAGTATCTCAAAGACAATAACGTAATAGACGATAAATTTAACGAGACCGAATGGGAAAAAATAGTCAGGGCATATAAGGAGAGAGTCCGGACACTAAATGACCTGATCAGCGTCTATAAGATATTTTTCTGCGATTCTTTGGAATATGATGAAAAGGCGGTCGAAAAATATTTGAAAAAACCGGGCGCTAAGGATATAATCGCGAAATGCATTGGCGCGATCAAACCTCTTGCCGTTTATGACAAAGCATCGATAGAAGAGGCCTATCGCAAGCTTGCCGAAGATGCGAAGATAAAGACGGCCGAGTTTATACATCCTACACGTGTCGCGATAAGCGGCAAAACGGTTGGGGCAGGCCTTTTTGATATGATGGAGATATTGGGACGCGAAAAGGTGCTGGCGCGGCTCGGTAAATTTTGTTAA